The following is a genomic window from Flavobacterium sp..
CCTGTTTTCGAATCACAAACTAAAACCAAATTAGGTTCAACCGATATTGGTCCGAATGGTCCTTCAGTGCGTTCGTTTGTAAATGATTTCATCAAAACTAAGTTAGATAATTTTTTACATAAAAATCCAGAAGTTGCCGATGCGTTATTGCGTAAGATTTTACAAGCTGAACGCGAACGTAAAGAACTTTCGGGTATTCGAAAATTAGCCAAAGACCGCGCTAAAAAAGCCAGTCTTCACAATAAAAAATTACGCGATTGTCGTGTGCATTTAACCGATGCGAAAAATCCAAGAAGTTTAGAAAGTACGCTTTTTATAACCGAGGGAGATTCGGCTTCGGGTTCGATTACGAAGAGTCGTGATGTTAATACACAAGCGGTGTTCAGTTTACGTGGTAAGCCTTTGAACTCGTATGGAATGACTAAGAAAATCGTATACGAAAACGAAGAATTCAATTTATTGCAAGCCGCATTAAACATCGAGGAAGATATGGGCGATTTACGTTACAACAATATCGTAATTGCAACCGATGCCGATGTCGATGGTATGCACATTCGTTTGTTGTTGATTACGTTTTTCTTGCAGTTTTTCCCTGAGTTGATTAAAGATGGACATTTGTATATTTTACAAACGCCTTTGTTCCGTGTGCGAAATAAAAAAGAAACGATTTATTGCTACAGCGAAGAAGAACGAGTAAACGCCATAGAAAAGCTAAAACCAAAACCAGAAATCACCCGATTCAAAGGATTAGGAGAAATTTCGCCAGATGAGTTTAAACATTTCATTGGGCAAGACATTCGATTAGATCCTGTGATGTTAGATAAAGCCACTTCTATTGAAACTTTGTTAGAGTTCTACATGGGTAAAAATACCCCAGACCGACAAGAGTTTATCATCAACAATTTGAAAGTGGAGTTGGATGTTGTGGAGAAGAATTAATTGTAAATTTTTTGTTATTAAAAATGTTAGGATGATTAATTTTAAAGAAAAAATAAGTATTGATGAATTTGACGGCAAACGCTTTCAGGTAAGAATTGTTGAAGCTGAGAATGATAATAAAGCTGTTTTGACTCATTACTTACATAATATACATAATGGTGTTTCAAAGTATTATAAAGATTATGCTTTAATAGCTCTTTCTGAATATATTTCTTATAAGCAAGAAGAAGAAAATATTCAAATTTTTGAAGAAGAAGCTTTACAACAATTATTATTTGAAGTTGAAAATGTTCCTTTTCCAACTCCCAAAAATTATAAATTTAAGTTTATTGATTTATTTGCAGGAATTGGCGGTTTTAGAATTGCTATGCAAAATTTAGGAGGTAAATGTGTTTTTACAAGTGAATGGGATAAAGAAGCAAAAAAAACATATAGGGCTAATTTTGGTGAAGTACCATTTGGCGATATTACTAAAAATAGAATTAAAAAGTTTATTCCTGATGATTTTGATGTTTTGTGTGCTGGTTTTCCATGTCAAGCATTTTCAATAGCTGGAAAAAGAGGCGGTTTTGATGACACAAGAGGAACTTTGTTTTTTGATGTTGCAGAAATAATTAAAAAATACAAACCAAAGGCGATTTTTCTTGAAAACGTAAAAGGTTTAAGAAATCATGATAAAGGAAAAACACTTGAAACAATTTTAAATGTATTAAGAAATGATTTAAATTATTATGTTCCAGAACCAAAAATTATAAATGCAAAAGATTTTGGTGTTCCTCAAAATCGTGAAAGAATATATATAGTTGGATTTCGTAAAGATTTGAAAATAAATGAATTTCAATATCCTGAACCTACTAATAATAAAGTAACTTTTAAAAAAGTAAAAGAAGAGAAAGTTCCTCCAACAAAGTATTATCTTTCAACTCAATATGTTCAAACTTTAATCAATCATAAGGCTAGACATGAAAATAAAGGAAATGGGTTTGGTTATGCAATAATTCCTGACGATGGAATTGCTAATGCAATAGTAGTTGGAGGTATGGGAAGAGAGAGAAATTTAGTTATTGACCACAGGATTGTTGATTACACTCCTACGACTCATATAAAAGGGACTGTAAATAGGGACGGTATTCGTAAAATGACACCACGAGAATGGGCAAGATTACAAGGTTTTCCGGATAATTTTATTATTCCTGTAGCTGACGCTTCGGCATATAAACAGTTTGGAAATTCGGTTGCAGTTCCAGCGATTGAAGCAACAGCATTAAAGATTTTAGAAACGGTTAAATTGATTTAAATGGGATTGTTACAAAATTTAGGTATAGTAAGAGGAGATGATACTTTAGCAGGAAAAATTTTTGAAGATTTGTTTCCTAGTTTTTTTGAGGTTGAGTATGTTAAGCCTGTAGATTATGTGAAAATTTATTGGGATGCTTATCTTGTTTTTAGAGAAGGTTCCAATTTAAACGAGCAACAACAAAGAAGTGTCAATGGAAAAATATTTGAATATATTCTTGCGACATTATTAATAAGAGAGAATATTTTACCGATTTTTTTAAGTTCTAAAGTTGCTTTCGTTCCTAATATTAGTTATGATTTAATGCTTTACTCAACCGATAGAGGGCCAATTTGTTTAAGCGCTAAAACCTCATTTAGAGAAAGATATAAGCAAGCAGAT
Proteins encoded in this region:
- a CDS encoding DNA topoisomerase IV subunit B; its protein translation is MLEQNQYTEDNIRSLDWKEHIRMRPGMYIGKLGDGSSPDDGIYILLKEVLDNCIDEFVMGAGKTIEVTIKDKLVTVRDYGRGIPLGKVVDVVSKMNTGGKYDSKAFKKSVGLNGVGTKAVNALSNYFRVESVRDNQQKAAEFSAGNLTLEEDVQETTKRKGTKVSFIADEAIFKNYKYRNEYIIKMLKNYCYLNTGLTIYYNGEKYFSDNGLKDLLEEAIHEDDMVYPTIHLLGDDIEVAITHSKSQYSEEYHSFVNGQNTTQGGTHLGAFREAIVKTIKEFYNKPFEASDIRKSIVSAVSVKVEEPVFESQTKTKLGSTDIGPNGPSVRSFVNDFIKTKLDNFLHKNPEVADALLRKILQAERERKELSGIRKLAKDRAKKASLHNKKLRDCRVHLTDAKNPRSLESTLFITEGDSASGSITKSRDVNTQAVFSLRGKPLNSYGMTKKIVYENEEFNLLQAALNIEEDMGDLRYNNIVIATDADVDGMHIRLLLITFFLQFFPELIKDGHLYILQTPLFRVRNKKETIYCYSEEERVNAIEKLKPKPEITRFKGLGEISPDEFKHFIGQDIRLDPVMLDKATSIETLLEFYMGKNTPDRQEFIINNLKVELDVVEKN
- a CDS encoding DNA cytosine methyltransferase; its protein translation is MINFKEKISIDEFDGKRFQVRIVEAENDNKAVLTHYLHNIHNGVSKYYKDYALIALSEYISYKQEEENIQIFEEEALQQLLFEVENVPFPTPKNYKFKFIDLFAGIGGFRIAMQNLGGKCVFTSEWDKEAKKTYRANFGEVPFGDITKNRIKKFIPDDFDVLCAGFPCQAFSIAGKRGGFDDTRGTLFFDVAEIIKKYKPKAIFLENVKGLRNHDKGKTLETILNVLRNDLNYYVPEPKIINAKDFGVPQNRERIYIVGFRKDLKINEFQYPEPTNNKVTFKKVKEEKVPPTKYYLSTQYVQTLINHKARHENKGNGFGYAIIPDDGIANAIVVGGMGRERNLVIDHRIVDYTPTTHIKGTVNRDGIRKMTPREWARLQGFPDNFIIPVADASAYKQFGNSVAVPAIEATALKILETVKLI